The following is a genomic window from Rhodospirillaceae bacterium.
TTAGAGCGGCAAAAAAGAGACTCGAAAACATAGCCCCAACCCCGGTGCGCAAGAACGTAACTGAATGGGCTTCGCCTGAGAGGCTAACGCCAAACATATCGATCCCCGCTAACGGGTTGAAGGCGTATAAACTCGCAAGGAATCCATATATTATTAGGGCCAAGCCCATCACTAGGCGTGCATACCACAGACGCAGTTTCGTGCTGCTCATGCCCGGTCTCCTCTTAGGATTCGCTTTTTCGGGATTCTAGCTTGGGTAGAATGTGTTCCCCGAATTTATCGATATCGTGCTCAAAGTCAGGGAAAGCGAACATACAGGCACTCACGCCCGCTTCGTCATAAATGCGATCTAAATAATTCGCGACAGTCGCGTAAGACCCAACAAGCGTCGGCAGGCCCATAAACATCGATTTGCGTTTCAGGCTTTCAGACATGCCATCGGATTTATCGAGTTCAGCCTGGCCAACGAGGTTGGTAATCGCTTCCTCATCAGCGCCTTCCACAATGTGCTCAAAACGTTTGAGAGCATCCTGATCTGTTTCGGCCGCAAAAACGTTGAAGAGGGCAATGGTGCCGACGTCGCGTTTTAATTCAGTTGCATGAGCTTGAAGTCGCGATGTGATGCTTTTGAAGGCTTCAATGTCGCTCTCGATATCATGGCTATTACCCCCTGCGATCACGAAGTTGCGGTCGCCCAACTCGGCTGTGAAGCGGATACCGCGGTCCGACTGACCAGCGCAAACCAATGGGATTGGTGTTGTCGGCTGTGGTTTGATCTCGGCATTGTTCATCTCAAAGAACTGGCCTTTAAAGTTCGATTTCCCAGTTTCCCATAGCTCTTTTAGAATTTGCACGTACTCGGTTGCATAATCATACCGCGTGGCAAAGAATTCATCGCCTGGCCATAAGCCCATTTGGTTGAATTCTTCTTTGTACCACCCGGAAACAATGTTCAGGCCAAAGCGTCCTGGGCAAACAGCTTCAATGGTTGAGGCCATGCGGGCCGCGACGGCGGGATGCAGAGACAGGTTTGTCACCGATGGAATAAGCTTGATCTTGCTTGTGACTGGTGCAAGCGAGGCGGTTAAAGTGAAGGAATCAAGGGCGTAATCCCAATACTCAACTTCACCGCCGAAGCCACGAAACTTAACCATGGATAAAGCGAAGTCGAAACCTAGCGCTTCACACTTCAAAGTCACGTCGCGGTTGAGTTCCCATGTAGGCCAGGTCGGCGGTACATTTTTCGAAATAATGAAGCCGCCTTTTGCGATCGGTAGGAAGATGCCGATTTCCATCATAGCTAAGTCCATCCTTTTATTCGTTTATCAATCTAAAGGTGGTGGATTGGACGACGAATTACCAATGGAGTTCAAGCCCTTCAGTGTTTTTGGCTCACTGATTCTAACGATTGCGTGGTGCGAGGGCTGGCAAGTAAGTTGGGGCTCAACATTTTATGGAGGTCTTACATGCCGTCCCTTTTTGGCGCACTTACAGCCCTAGCCATTCTAATACTGGGCTTTAGCAGCTCTCCTTATGCTCAGCCTGGCTGGCCGCTTGAGGTGGACGCAGGCTGGCAAGAGGCCGTGCTGAGCGTAAGTGATGCAACACAATGGCAGACTCAACTCCAAGACATTGCGGGCTGGCAGCCAATTTTGTCTGGCGATGTGGATAGACGGCAGCTTGCGCTTTGGGGGCTTGATGGCGAAGTTTCAGCTAGATTTATCGTCTTGCAGAACCCAGGCGAAACACAGGGCTTAGTCCGCCTGGTGCAGTTCTCCGGTGCGGAGCAAGTGCAAATACGATCCAGCGCGCAATCCTGGGATACTGGCGGGTTTCTATCCCTATTGCTGAGGTCACGTGGCGTTGATCAGAATTTTGCAGATGCGCGACGCTACCAATGGACCGGCTATAATGATCCCGTAACTCTGTATCTTGGGCCAGAGCGTAGTCTTAGGAATGTTGTGTTGCGCGGGCCGGATGGCATTAACTTCGGTGTTTATGAACGCGTGGTCCCTGGCCTGGATGGCTGGCCAAACCTCAAAAAAATGAGCCGTCCTTTTAATGCGATGCAAATCGTCAAAGATCGAGACGCAACCGTCGCTTTCTACGAGGACGTACTGGGCTTTGTTTCAATGTCGATTGGAAACGCGCCTGCAGCCCAAGAAGATGCCAACAACTTTGGACTTCCGGCTAATTTGGTAACTTCAACGCCTCTCAAATCCGCGATCATGCATCCCATTGGGGGGGAAAGTGGTCGCGTTGAGTTTGTCGAATGGGATGGCTTGGAGGGGCGTGACCTGACCCACCGGGCTGTGGCTCCTAACCTGGGTATCTTAACTCTACGCTTCCCTGTTGCTAACGCTGAAAAAAGGGCGAAGAACATCAAAGATAACGGCGGGCGTGTGTCGGGGCCGCCTGTGATTGTTTCAATGCCACCTTATGGTGACGTTAAAATGTTCTCAGTGACGACGCCCGACGGTGTTTTTCTCGAAATGTTTCAGCCTCTTTAGAGTGTCAGGACCTAGTCGCCAGAATCGGTGAAATTTGAATCTCTACGCGCCGATTGGCTTGCTTGCCGGCGGCTGTTGTGTTCGATGCAATTGGCCGCGTCTCACCATATCCGGCTATGAGCAATCGCTCTGGGAGCACGCCTTTAGACACGATTTCTTGTGCAACGCTTCGTGCCCGTCTCTCAGATAGGGCCTGATTATAGTTTTCACCGCCATCGCTATCCGTGTGGCCGGCGACATCAATCATCGTCTTGTCGAATTCTCTGAGCACCTTTGCAACGGATGTTAATGCGTTATATGAGCCGGATCGGATTTGAGCGCTATCGACATCAAAGGTGATGCTCTGATCCATATTAAGACGGATTTCGTCGCCAACCCGTTCGATTTTGACGCCTGAATTACGTAATTCATCACGCAGTTTTTCTTCTTGCCGGTCCATATATAAACCAACGCCACCGCCTGCGAGTGCGCCGACGCCAGCCCCAATCAGGGCGTTGCGCTGGCGTTCTTTTGAATTGTCGCCTGTGATGAGGCCAATCACCGCACCACTGGCCGCTCCAATGCCCGCGCCGATGGTCGCTTTGGAAACCTCTTGCTCATTGGTGTAGGGATCATATGTGGTGCAAGCGCTTAAGAGAACGACGCCCGCAGTCAAAGTTGTTACAGATTTAATCGAACGAAATGCCATATTACCCTCGTCAAGCCATGCATGAATATTCTGCATGACTAGGTAACGCGGTGGGGCCAAGTTCGTTCCAAATGATGTGAGATATTTCCCCGACTCAGACGGCTAAACCAGCTTTATTGCCATCAGCAGTCGCGGTAACCACAACCCGAGGGGCGTAAGCATCGCCGATAACATGCATCTCTACGCCAGCTTTTCTCATTGCACTTTCCATGCCTAAATTTGGAATACGGGATGTTGCATAGGTAAACAGACTGACATCATCAATCACCTGTTCTTCGCCATTAAAGACGTTTCTAACGGTGATCTGCCCTTCTTCAAACGCGGATTCAGGTGAGGGACTAAAGCAGGTAAGCAACTGCACCTTTTTCTGCATAAGCCGTGCGTAGATGCCCTGGCGATTCACCAGCGCTTCATCAGATGCAATCCGATCGCGCGGCGTCACAATAATCACCCGGTCAAACTTATCAGCGAGCCATTCAGCTGACGCGTACGTCATTTTGGTGTGATCGTGATCATAGATCACAGCCGTTCCAGGTTGTGGAGAGGGGCGCTCAAGCAGCATGGCCATGGTTTCCCTTAGGTCCGGGAAAAACCCTTCATCTTTATATTCTTCAGGCAAAAACGATGGCCAGGACATTGTTGAGCCAGTGGCTAAAATCACAGCGTCTGGATTCAGCGCCAGGACATCAGAGTCTGATGCCGTGATGCCGAGTTCAAACTTAACATTGGCTTTCTTGGCATTGAGTTGCTGGTAGTCATAAATACTCGAGAGGTTCTCACCCCCAGGCAGTTCAGCGTGCAGCCGTGTCTTGCCGCCAACATCGCCTGAAATCCCAAAAACTGTCACGTCATGGCCGCGGGCTCCTGCAATCCAGGCTGCTTCCATACCGGCAACACCTGTGCCGACGACGACAACTTTACGTTTGATTTCTGCTGGTGCAGGCCACCAGTCCACTTCATCGGGTTGGCCGACGCGCGGGTTGTTGTCGCATTGTAGCCGCCCGCCTGCGATGATGACTTGCCAGCAGGTATTGCCTGAGACGCAATAGCGAATTTGGGCTTCACGGCCTTCCATGGCCTTCTTGCCCCAGGCTGGGTCTGTCACCAATGGTCGTCCCAACATCACCAGATCTGCATGACCGGCTTGCACAGCGCGGTCGCCCTCGTTGGGGTCGGTAATCAGACCAAGGGCGCCGACCGGAATATCCCCAAACGGTTCCGCGATCTGTTTTATTTTCTCTACAAAAGGTGCCCTTTCTCCATGGAGATCGGGCAGGTGCCAGTACAAGGTGTCGGAATGCGACCCCCAACAGTAGGTGACGTAATCAGCATTGCCATTTGCGGCCACTTGCTTGGAGATGTTTTTGGATTCCTCCAGATCAATGCTTCCAGGTACGCCATCTTCCCCTGGCAGTTTGACGCCAATGATGAAGTCACTGCCAGCAAGCTGGCGGATGGCGCTCATTAAGTCACAAACCAATCGCGACCGGCCTTCGATGTCACCACCGAATTTATCTTCGCGGGCGTTGGAATGAGGAGAAAAGAATTGATGGAAAATATGACCGTGTCCGGCAGAGATTTCAATACCGCCCCAGCCGCATTCTTTCAGCCAGGCTGCAGACTCTGCAAAGTCTGCAATCATGATTTCCACTTCTTCTGTCGATAGCGCGTGAGGGACGGTCCAGCTTAGGTCATCTGGTAGGGGGGACGCACCGATCGAGTTGGCTTTACGACCGCCTTCGTGATTACCACGCCCTGAGTCTTGAAGTTGCCCCAACATCAGACAACCTTCCGCGCCGACTTCATCGGCAAAGCGTTTTAAACCGTCCCCGTTGGCCTTGCCAAACACTTGGATGCGGCGCGGGGCGACATTCCAACGGGTTGTACCCATAGGCTCTGTGATGGACATGGATACGCCGCCTTGGGCGCGATTCTTGTAGTAGGTGATGGTGTCGTCGTTGACCGATCCGTCCGTCACATAACGTAATGACATTGAGGCGTGTACAAGTCGGTTTTTGAGCTGCTTACCGGCGACGGTGATTGGCGAGAACAGGTGGGGGTAAACGGGGTGCGGAGTATCAGTCACGTAACGCTCATTCTGGTTGTGGGGCTCAAATAAAAGGTCAAGTTATGTCATAGCCTGTCCTGAGACCCAGACCAACGGTTTACATGACGATGCTGTCCCGCATCACTCTCTGGGCAGAGCCGTAAACCAGTTCTCGGTTCTTAATTGATCATAGATAGAAGCCATAACGGCACCCCCATCCTCTAAAACCCGGGATTCGTCATCTACCACTAAAGCGCCTTCAAAAACTTGCACATATCCGTCAGTAATGACGTGCTTCACCATCAAGCCATTGGCATATAACAGGTTGTTCACGGGCTCGGGCGGTAAGGTGCCGCCACCTACCAGAAAGCCAGAGACGTCGATTGAAATGAGGTCTGCTTTAGCCCCCTCCACAATGCGACCGATGTCTTTCCGTTTCAGCGCATCTGCGGGAACAGAGGTCGCGTTTCTTAGCGCAGTCCACATGGTCGGGTTTTTGACCGGCTGCGGACCATTTCTCAGGATCGCATATCTTGCTTGGCCATAAAGCACGGCCAGTTTTAGGTTCTCAAGGTAGTCGTTTGAGTGTGTATCAATCCCAATATTCACAGAAATTCCGGCGGCGAGGGCTTCTGGATAGTTTTGACTGAATCCCCCAGCGCCGCCGGCGGACGGGCAGTGGGCTAGAACCACGCCCTTTTTGATCAATATTTCTGGATCAATGGTCCAATCTAAGCCGCCCATATGGGCGCCAAAGACTGTTCCGTCCAATAGTCCGAAACTTTCCAGCCATTGCGTCGGGGTGACACCCCACATGCGTTTAACTCGCTCTGTTTCCTGACCGGATTGTGAGAGGTGGATATGCAGTCCCGTTCCCAGTTCTGTTACAGCGGCAGCGAGTGCGGTCATGGTGGCAGGCGTATGGGTGTCTGTGGCGTGGGGTGCCATCATGGGTAAAATACGTCCCTCGGACGCCCCCATTTTTTCTTTGGCGAAGGCCAAATTGGCTGCGATCTCGTCCAGGGTGCCGTCTTCCGAGTCCAGCAAAACCTGATCATCGGTGCGCGACCAGATCGGTTCGAGGCGGTTTGAACCAGGGATCATGCCGCCGGGATACCCGCGTACCCCCCAAGCTTCTGCAACTCGCACATAAGCTTGTGCTTGCCGTAAACTGAGACTCATCTCGACATGAGTGGTGGTGCCGCTGCGTAAGAGTTCGGCCACGTTGTAGGCGGTCAGCTTATCCTGATCGCGGTCACTTAATTGTTCGACGAGCTCTTGCGGGCGTCGATTGTTAGGCCGTCGTCCATTTTCAATCAGGCCGCGTGTGGGTGTGGCCGTGCAGGCATGCGTGTGTCCGCTGATAAACCCAGGCGTTACGATGTGCTTGTGCGCGTCGATGCGTTTGTAGTCACCGGCGATGCGGTCCGCAGAGACCTTGGCAATAAGACCACCTGAAACCAAGACCGATCCATTTTGAATCAACGCGTGCGTGCCGTTCTGCTCGACCAACAGCCATCCTGCTTCAACAACAAATTCACCGGCAGGAATGTCTCCTCTCTCTGGTCTTTGGGCCAGAGGTTTACGTGAGGTTAAGGAGGTGCCCGCAAAAGCTGAGGCCGCGCCCACTGCTGTGAGTGCGCTGCGTCGGCTAACGTATTTTTGAGTTGTATGATCATGTTCGCGAATATCTGACCCACATAAAGCGCAAGGGCCATCGCTCATGAAAAGGGGAGTGGTCATCGGCGTTGTTTTCCCTTGCTCTGTCTTACCAACTCTAACCGGTCTGACGTTCTCTGTTAGGTAAGAACATCATTCTCTTTATTAACATCCACTAGGAGTCAGCCGGGACAATTTGCACTGCATCAAAGCATTCGGCTTCACTCAGTGTGCCGAGGGTACAATGATTTTTCTTAAGCTTTACATCGTTGCTAAATTCATTGCACCGCTGGTTCTGTTGTACATCATGTGTCCGTATCGAAGCGCCATTGACCGGAAGTTCACTGCTGATGGAGAATAAAAATTCGTCATCAGCAGTAGCAAAGACGTCAAGACTGCTTAAAGCTATCTCTGTGTTGTTGATGACCTGAACCTTGAAGCGGCATCCGTTGCTGTAGCCAGCGGAATAGGTAAAGTCTTCCCGCTCAATAATCTTTATGTCGATTGTGCCGGAGTTCTCTGTTTCACCGCAAGCGCAGACAGCGAGGGTAGTCAGTGCGCTGAGTGATAGATTACGAAGCCAGTGGGAACCTGTTGGGCCGGACATAATATATCCTTCCTTAACTCCAGTAAGTGACACGCTAGCGCAACCTAACGAATGTCGCACGCTAGCCTAGGATAGCCTTTCGAGCCAGACCCATGCGTAATATGCTTGTCATCATAGGATTAGCGCATGAAAGAGATGGAGGTTTTTCAGGGAAAACCGTTGTTATAATCACCTAGGGAACGATTCCGGTGAGTCGCTGTGCTTGGACTTGCAGCCTGTTTGGGCCTACACCATTATCTACACAAGAGACTAAAACTATTTTGTTTAAAGAAAGGCGATATCCATGCTGAATCTGTCACAACGCGGTCGCGCCGGCCTCCAGTTTCTCGGAGCCTTACAGCCCTATGCCTCAAGTCGAGTCCGCAGCATTGCAAAGTCTGAATTTGAAGCCGACCCGGAAGGTGCGGCGATTGTTGCAGAGCACGAGCGCGGTGGATCAAATGAGCCTTGGCCTGACCGTATCGCTAAAGCAAAAGCTGTGGCCGAGAAGTCTGTCGCCTACAAGCACGAGCGTTTTTATCAGCGCTACGTGGCGGAAGAAAATTTTGTGCGCGCCATCCCAGCGATTGAAGAAAAGCGCAGTGAGGCTGAGAAACTCGTTAATGTTGAGTTTAAAGATTGTGGCGGTTCTCTTGAACTCGACGACAGTGTCGAAGTGCCTGAGTACTATGAAGGTGTCGAATGGCATCTCGAGCCAGGGGGCTGGGATGGCTATGATCTCGCCGGCCCAATGTTCATGTCTGGCATCGCGCCATACGTCTTCAGTAAAGGCGGTTACGCGGCTGTTGAAGTTGGCGACAACATCATGAATCACCGTGTTGAGGTCACAAAGCGCCTGCCGAAAGATCATTATGATCGCATCTACGAAATGGGGTGTGGTGGTGTGGCAACGCTTGCGGCGTGTCACAAGAATTACCCAGAGGCTGAGTTAATTGGCAGCGACCTCTCTCCAGCGATGCTTAAAGGTGGGCACAATGCTGCGCGTGCCATGGGTCTCCCCGTCACATTTAAACAGCGTGATGCGCGTGACACACGCGAGCCCGATGAGAGCGTCGATGCTGTTGTGTTGTACGCCGTTTTTCATGAAATGCCTGTGGACGTTTGCGTCGATACCATTAAGGAGGCGTATCGCATTTTAAAGCCGGGCGGAGATATTATTATTAATGATCCGCCGCCGTTTGCCGCCGTGCATCCTTTCCAGGCTGTCGTTTTGGATTGGGATACAGATAATCGCGGCGAGCCCTTTTTCTCTGAAACCTGCGCTATGGAGTGGGTTGATGTTCTCAAGGACGTTGGTTTTGTCGATACCAAAGCATTTGGTCTGGGGTCTCAAGGTTATCCTTGGGTTAATCTCGGCACAAAGCCAAATTAGAATGCTGAACCTTCGGAGTAGCTTAAGATGACGAAACCCCCTCCCAATCCCATTACAGGTTCAGATGAAATGGACGCGATGATGCGCATAAATACGGAGCTTATGTCTGAGCTTTGGATCCTGCGTGATCGCGTGACAGTCTTGGAGAAGTTACTTGAAGACAAAGGCGTGGTTGCACGAAATGATATTAACGACTACGCCCCTGA
Proteins encoded in this region:
- a CDS encoding LLM class flavin-dependent oxidoreductase, which translates into the protein MMEIGIFLPIAKGGFIISKNVPPTWPTWELNRDVTLKCEALGFDFALSMVKFRGFGGEVEYWDYALDSFTLTASLAPVTSKIKLIPSVTNLSLHPAVAARMASTIEAVCPGRFGLNIVSGWYKEEFNQMGLWPGDEFFATRYDYATEYVQILKELWETGKSNFKGQFFEMNNAEIKPQPTTPIPLVCAGQSDRGIRFTAELGDRNFVIAGGNSHDIESDIEAFKSITSRLQAHATELKRDVGTIALFNVFAAETDQDALKRFEHIVEGADEEAITNLVGQAELDKSDGMSESLKRKSMFMGLPTLVGSYATVANYLDRIYDEAGVSACMFAFPDFEHDIDKFGEHILPKLESRKSES
- a CDS encoding OmpA family protein → MAFRSIKSVTTLTAGVVLLSACTTYDPYTNEQEVSKATIGAGIGAASGAVIGLITGDNSKERQRNALIGAGVGALAGGGVGLYMDRQEEKLRDELRNSGVKIERVGDEIRLNMDQSITFDVDSAQIRSGSYNALTSVAKVLREFDKTMIDVAGHTDSDGGENYNQALSERRARSVAQEIVSKGVLPERLLIAGYGETRPIASNTTAAGKQANRRVEIQISPILATRS
- a CDS encoding amidohydrolase family protein; protein product: MTTPLFMSDGPCALCGSDIREHDHTTQKYVSRRSALTAVGAASAFAGTSLTSRKPLAQRPERGDIPAGEFVVEAGWLLVEQNGTHALIQNGSVLVSGGLIAKVSADRIAGDYKRIDAHKHIVTPGFISGHTHACTATPTRGLIENGRRPNNRRPQELVEQLSDRDQDKLTAYNVAELLRSGTTTHVEMSLSLRQAQAYVRVAEAWGVRGYPGGMIPGSNRLEPIWSRTDDQVLLDSEDGTLDEIAANLAFAKEKMGASEGRILPMMAPHATDTHTPATMTALAAAVTELGTGLHIHLSQSGQETERVKRMWGVTPTQWLESFGLLDGTVFGAHMGGLDWTIDPEILIKKGVVLAHCPSAGGAGGFSQNYPEALAAGISVNIGIDTHSNDYLENLKLAVLYGQARYAILRNGPQPVKNPTMWTALRNATSVPADALKRKDIGRIVEGAKADLISIDVSGFLVGGGTLPPEPVNNLLYANGLMVKHVITDGYVQVFEGALVVDDESRVLEDGGAVMASIYDQLRTENWFTALPRE
- a CDS encoding class I SAM-dependent methyltransferase, encoding MLNLSQRGRAGLQFLGALQPYASSRVRSIAKSEFEADPEGAAIVAEHERGGSNEPWPDRIAKAKAVAEKSVAYKHERFYQRYVAEENFVRAIPAIEEKRSEAEKLVNVEFKDCGGSLELDDSVEVPEYYEGVEWHLEPGGWDGYDLAGPMFMSGIAPYVFSKGGYAAVEVGDNIMNHRVEVTKRLPKDHYDRIYEMGCGGVATLAACHKNYPEAELIGSDLSPAMLKGGHNAARAMGLPVTFKQRDARDTREPDESVDAVVLYAVFHEMPVDVCVDTIKEAYRILKPGGDIIINDPPPFAAVHPFQAVVLDWDTDNRGEPFFSETCAMEWVDVLKDVGFVDTKAFGLGSQGYPWVNLGTKPN